Within Bacillus sp. Marseille-Q1617, the genomic segment CGTATGAAATGAACCTTTGCTTGGCATCACGAATCACCAACGTATGCTCGGTAACTGGGGATTTGAAAGAAATCATTAGGAGGTGAAAAGGATGGCTATCACTAAAGAACGTAAAAACGAACTTATCAGTGAATACAAAACACATGAGAACGATACTGGATCTCCAGAAGTTCAAATTGCTGTCCTAACAGAAGAAATTAACAATCTGAACGATCACTTGCGCGTTCACAAGAAAGACCACCACTCTCGTCGCGGTCTTCTAAAAATGGTAGGTCACCGTCGTAATCTTTTATCTTACCTGCGTAAGAAAGATGTACAACGCTACCGTGAGTTAATTAACAAACTAGGTTTACGTCGATAATCAGACACAAGGAAGCGGGAATATTTCCCGCTTTTTCTTTAGTTTTTATAAGTGGAAATCTTTGTATGATTGTCCACCACTTTTTTTACCGGTCAATCAAAGATTTTATTTCAAAAGTATTCATATAGCGATTTTTTGTCTACAATACATAATAAGAAAAGCGGATAGGCTTCTGGTTATGAGGCGGGCATACACCGGTGTGGATATGCTGAGTCTGGTAATGGGAGCTGTATATTAAAAACTCTGCTTGGCAGAAGATTAAAGTCCATACTTATTTGAATATAACAGCACATTAGTGCATGATATAGATTACTGGAATTTTTAATACGGGTAAGGTAAAACCTACACCCTTTAAGTGATGTATAAAGAGAGGGGTACACTATATGGAACAAACTAAACAAACCTTTTCCATCGAATGGGCTGGAAGAGAATTAACGGTGGAAGTGGGGCAATTGGCTAAACAAGCCAACGGTGCAGTATTGGTGCGCTACGGAGATACAGCAGTACTGAGCAGCGCAACAGCATCTAAAGAGCCGAAACCGCTGGACTTCTTTCCGTTAACAGTTAACTATGAAGAAAGATTATATGCAGTTGGTAAAATCCCGGGAGGATTCATTAAGCGTGAAGGGCGTCCAAGTGAAAAAGCCATTTTAGCCAGCCGGTTAATCGACCGACCAATCCGCCCGTTATTTGCAGACGGCTTCCGTAACGAAGTTCAGGTCATCAGCATGGTCATGAGTGTAGACCAGAATTGTTCGTCTGAAATGGCGGCTATGTTCGGATCTTCTCTTGCCCTGTCGGTATCTGATATTCCTTTCGAAGGTCCGATCGCCGGTGTGATAGTAGGTCTGATTGATGGGGAGTTCATCATTAACCCGTCAGTGGATCAGCTTGAAAAGAGTGAAATTCATCTTTCTGTGGCAGGAACGAAAGATGCAATCAACATGGTTGAAGCAGGGGCAGATGAAGTTCCTGAAGAAACGATGCTGGAAGCCATTATGTTCGGTCATGAAGAAATCAAACGATTAGTAGCTTTCCAGGAAGAAATCGTTGCAAAAGTTGGAAAAGAAAAAATGGAAATAAAATTATTCGAACTTGATGCAGATTTGGAAACAGAAGTTCGTTCACTATGTGAAGAAGAATTGATCCCTGCTATTCAGGTTCAAGAAAAACATGCGCGTGAAGAAGCAATCACTTCGGTTAAAAATAATGTAATTTCTGCATTTGAAGAGAGAGAAGCAGAAGAAGACACGTTGAAGCAAGTGAAAAAAATCTTGGACAAACTCGTAAAAAATGAAGTTCGCCGTCTGATCACTCAAGATAAAGTTCGTCCTGATGGCCGTAAAGTAGATGAGATCCGTCCGCTTTCTTCAGAAGTAGGCCTTCTGCCAAGAACACATGGATCCGGACTATTTACACGTGGACAAACCCAGGCTCTCAGCATTTGTACACTGGGTGCTTTAGGCGATGTTCAAATCCTTGATGGGTTGGGAATCGAAGAATCCAAGCGTTTTATGCATCATTACAATTTCCCTCAATTCAGTGTAGGGGAAACAGGCCCAATCAGAGGACCTGGCCGTCGTGAGATCGGACATGGTGCTTTAGGTGAACGTGCCCTTGAGCCGATCATTCCGAATGAAAAGGATTTCCCATATACAATCCGCCTCGTATCTGAAGTTCTTGAGTCAAATGGCTCAACTTCACAAGCGAGCATTTGTGCAAGCACACTTGCTATGATGGATGCAGGGGTACCGATTAAGGCTCCTGTCGCAGGTATTGCAATGGGTCTGGTTAAATCTGGAGAACATTATTCTATTCTTACGGACATTCAAGGAATGGAAGATTTCTTA encodes:
- the pnp gene encoding polyribonucleotide nucleotidyltransferase; translation: MEQTKQTFSIEWAGRELTVEVGQLAKQANGAVLVRYGDTAVLSSATASKEPKPLDFFPLTVNYEERLYAVGKIPGGFIKREGRPSEKAILASRLIDRPIRPLFADGFRNEVQVISMVMSVDQNCSSEMAAMFGSSLALSVSDIPFEGPIAGVIVGLIDGEFIINPSVDQLEKSEIHLSVAGTKDAINMVEAGADEVPEETMLEAIMFGHEEIKRLVAFQEEIVAKVGKEKMEIKLFELDADLETEVRSLCEEELIPAIQVQEKHAREEAITSVKNNVISAFEEREAEEDTLKQVKKILDKLVKNEVRRLITQDKVRPDGRKVDEIRPLSSEVGLLPRTHGSGLFTRGQTQALSICTLGALGDVQILDGLGIEESKRFMHHYNFPQFSVGETGPIRGPGRREIGHGALGERALEPIIPNEKDFPYTIRLVSEVLESNGSTSQASICASTLAMMDAGVPIKAPVAGIAMGLVKSGEHYSILTDIQGMEDFLGDMDFKVAGTSKGVTALQMDIKIEGLSREILEEALQQAKIGRMQILDSMLATLGESRSSLSQYAPKILTMHINPDKIRDVIGPSGKQINKIIDETGVKIDIEQDGTIFISSTDEEMNKVAKKTIEDIVREVEAGQMYLGKVKRIEKFGAFVEIFAGKDGLVHISEIAEERIRKVEDVVSIGDEILVKVLDVDNQGRVNLSRKAVLKEQREKEEQNQA
- the rpsO gene encoding 30S ribosomal protein S15, whose protein sequence is MAITKERKNELISEYKTHENDTGSPEVQIAVLTEEINNLNDHLRVHKKDHHSRRGLLKMVGHRRNLLSYLRKKDVQRYRELINKLGLRR